The Chiroxiphia lanceolata isolate bChiLan1 chromosome 12, bChiLan1.pri, whole genome shotgun sequence genome window below encodes:
- the LOC116792714 gene encoding mitotic-spindle organizing protein 2-like isoform X2, giving the protein MAAMAVSEARLRRKQLLSAEEAELFELAQAAGSGLDPEVFRVLLDLLRMNVAPLAVFQVLKSMCAGQRLPPGPEGGPAATAPLPRGHPREK; this is encoded by the exons ATGGCGGCCATGGCGGTGTCGGAGGCGCGGCTGCGGCGCAAGCAGCTTCTCAGCGCGGAGGAGGCGGAGCTGTTCGAGCTGGCGCAGGCGGCGGGCAGCGGGCTGGACCCGGAGGTGTTCCG GGTGCTGCTGGACCTGCTGCGCATGAACGTGGCGCCGCTCGCCGTGTTCCAGGTGCTGAAGTCGATGTGCGCCGGGCAGCGGCTGCCGCCGGGGCCCgagggcggccccgccgccacAGCGCCGCTCCCCCGCGGACACCCGAG